CGCGTCATTGCTGAAAAGGATCGCGTCACCATCCAGGTACTCAAACATCGAATCTGGCCAGTGAAGCATCGGTGCTTCCACGAAGGTAAGTGTTTTCTTGCCGAGCCTCAAGGTGTCCCCCGTTTTTACCGTGACAAAATTCCAATCTTCATGAAACTGCCCCCTAAGAGATTTTTTTGCGTTCTCCGTACAGTAAATCGGGATGTTTGGAATCTCTCTCATCAATGCCGTAAGACCACCGCTGTGATCAATCTCTCCATGATTCGCAATCACGTAGTCAATCTCCGCAAGATTTTCGACTCTCTTCAGGTCCTCCACAAACTCCTCTGCAAAGGGTGCCCATACTGTATCGATCAGGGCTGTCTTCTCGTCCCTTATTAGGTAAGAGTTGTAACTTGACCCTCTGTGAGTCGAATAATCTTCTCCGTGAAACTTTTTTAGTTCCCAGTCAATCTTGCCGACCCAAGTTACACTATCAGTAATCTTCCTTCCCATATGAACACCTCCCATATTCACTATAACTCTACCAAAATTGACCGATTTTATCGGTAACATTTGTTACACATCCTCTCAGAAACCCACGTCACTGAAGTCTTCGCTAAAACTAATTCTAGTAGAATAAACGCTTTCATGGTAATGATAGTTTGATCAAGAGCGCCAAAGCCAAAACTTTTCGCAAATCATTCCAGAGACGGTTGCTGCAGAAGATAAGAGAAGTCGAACCCTAATCTGAATGTTAGAATTTCGATCCACCTATGGTGATAATTGGTACTTCAGGCTTGTTCATTGCCAGTTGGTTGATTGGCCTTGACTGGAAGTATTTGATCGCGCGTGATATTCTTAGAGCAAGTGTCAAATTCAGTTCGCGACTTCGGTTCGTGCAGCAAGAAAGATCTCCATGGGAAGGATAACGGGGACAATTCATTTGTGATGGGAGTGTTTTGGTGAAAGAACGTATCACATATTTGTTTGATCTTGACGGCACACTAAGCGCTGTTTCTGATGAGGATTTTGCAAGGCGGTATTTTCAACTTGTTTCCAGCTCGGCAGAAGGGAGGGTTGTCATAGAAAAACTTATGGCTGCTTTGGAGATCGCACTCAAAGCTCTTTTCGGTGATAGAGACAGCTTCAAGAGTAATTATGACCTTTTTATGGAGAGGTTTGTGGAATCGATGGGCGAGCATGATCGGAATTGGTTTGAAGAGTTTTTCAATGAGTTTTATGACGGTGAGTACAACAAGTTGGAAGAGTTAGTAGCACCCCGCGAGAACGTAGTAAAGGTGTTGAAAGACTTGAGGCAGACCGGGAAGGGAATTATCATCGCAACGAACCCAATTTTTCCGGAAAAGGCTATCAACAAAAGACTTGAGTGGGTTGGAGTGGAGAAGGGACTCTCGGACTACGTGACGACCATGGAAAACTCCCATTACGTGAAGCCCGATGTGAGATACTATCATGAGATCTTGGAGATCAACGGCCTTGAGGCAAGAAACTGTGTTATGATCGGAAACGACATGAGCATGGACGGTGTTTGCTCAGCTGCTGGAATCGAATACATCGATGTCTCTTCAGTTCAGTCTATCTGGAAAACAACCTAGACTGTACTCCCGCCATTAGTTCTGCCGTGAATCTCGAGATCAGGTGAAGGACATCGGCTCTATCCTGAGCGCTTTCTATGAAATCGTACCTGTCACCGTCAATGATTAGTTTTCTGCAAAATGCAACTCTCTCTATCCAGTCATCGTACAATCCGTTGAGTCTTTCAATGTAGTCTTCGCTTACATCGCTCTCAAAGCCTCGGCCCCTCTTTTTTATCCTGTTCAACAGCACACTCTTCGAGCACTTAATATACACAATTCCGTCTGGAGTTGAAAGGTGGTCCGAGAGTGTCTCATAGGTGTCAAGATAGAGTCTCCAGTCTCTTTCATTTATGTAGCCCATCAGCTGTAAATTGCGGGCGAATATTTCCACATCTTCGTATATCGTTCTGTCCTGTAAAATCACCGCACCCTCCGTCACGACCCTCTTTAGAAAATCAAAGCGTTTGACAAGAAAGAACAGCTGCGAATGAAATGCCCAGCTCTTCATATCCGAGTAGAAGTCTTCAAGAAAAGGGTTTTCATCAACGGCTTCGTATACCCCTCTGAACCCAAGTTCCTCCTCCAGCAGATTAGTGAGAGATGATTTCCCAGCTCCGATGTTTCCGCATATTCCCAATATCATAAGATCGCCTCAATTCTCTCAAAAACCTTTTTGAGATCTTCTGGATTTCTCACAAAATCGATGTTCGAAGTATCAATTCTCAGAACCTGGCTTTCGGTCACGTCTTTCATGTAATTCTCATAAGCATCGCTTAACATCGAGATATAGGTCCTGTCCATTCTTCTCTCAAATGGTCTATCTCTAAGAGCAATTCTATTCATCAGGGTATCGACATCAGCGTATAGATACACTATAAGGTCTGGATGAAGAACCTGCTCTTTCAAAGCATTAAAGATCTTCTCATACAGTCTGAGTTGCTCTCCCTTGAGGTTAAGGGATGCAAACAAATGATCCTTAATAAAGGCATAATCAGAGACTACTCCCTGTCCCTGCGAAGCCGCCTTCCTGACGTTCGACTGCTGATCAAACCTACTTATCAAGAAGAAGAGCTGGGTTTGAAAAGCCCATCTTTCCATATCTTCATAGAAACGAATTAGAAATGGATTTTCTTCGACAACTTCCAGTACAGTTGGCATAGTATATTTTCGAGAGAGGGTTTTAACAAGGGTTGTCTTACCGACTCCTATTACTCCTTCCACAGAAACATACTTTCCGCTTAGATTAGAAAACATCATCCAGATTCACTGCTCCATTTCTGAGAGACATGATGGATATTTCGCCTCCAAACATTGCCAATCTCTTTGTTAAAGAATGAACTTTCCGGTCGCGAAGATATCTGCAGTTCAACTAGCTATTTCTATTCTGAATTCTCTCCGATGTTCTGAGTCCATCGAAAAAAGGTTTCAAATAGTTTAGAACGGATTCCAGGTAATAATGAACGGTTTCGTGATAACCGGGAACAGAGAGTACTATTGAATCTCCAATTGTGCCTGCTCCAACCCGATATAGGCAAAGAGAAGGGTCGGCAACTATTGCATTCCTAAGCATTGCCGTCTCAATTCCTGTCGCCCTTTTATCCACAAGAGACAAGACAACTTCGGGTCCTATGTCTTCCCTGTAAAGTCCCGTTCCTCCAAGAACGAGAACTATGTCATTTGAACAGGAATCGGCATATATTGCCTCTTTAAGATCGCTCATCACTGGGTCAACATCAGTAGAACCTGCGTACGTAAAACCATGATCTTCGAGAATCCTTTTTGAGATCTCTATCGATTCAGCGATCTCATCGAAAAAACCAGACTCAAGTATTCTGATTATCTTACAGCTGTACATACCTCACCTCCGGGCTTACTTGAAGAAGACATAGGTGGATATTGGTTCAAGTGTCACTTTACCTGAGAGCCTTTCAAGCGGAGCATCCGAGACTCTGACTCCGTCTGATGCAAGATTCCAACTATCGTCAGGGAGGGTTATCTCAGAAGGTTCTAGATTGCCGTTGAAGATTACTAGTATCTCCTCCCAAGAATCGCCTACCGACTTTCCATTTATGGTGAACGCCACCATGTTTCTCGGCGCGTCAAGGAAGGTCAGGTTGTTGCTGATCTGCTCTGATGAAGTCATCCTGAAGGCTGGATGGTTTTTTCTTAGAGCTATTAGATCCTTGTAATAGGTGAAAAGATCAATGAACTCAGCCTTCCTTGAATAATCCATCTTGTTTATCTCAACTCCGGCGTTATAGCTGTTTTCGTTGCCGTACTTCGTACGTGCGAAATCTACTCCACCGTGAAGGAAAGGAATTCCCTGTGAAAGAATAACTATTGCATTTGAGAGCTTCTGCGCACTTAGGAGAAGATCTCTGGGGGCATCCGGCATCGCAGCACTATTCTTGTCCCACAAGGTCTGATTATCGTGGGCAGAAACGTAGTTTATAGTCTCTGCCGGATCATCAGCGAAGTCCTTTATTTCGTTACTGTATTCGATGCTACCCACGATACCGCGCATTATCCTACGCTCTTTTGCCCTGCTTCCAAGGGCAAAGCCCTTCACCTTCTCATCGAAAACACTACCTCGGATAGCGTCCCTGAGGTTATCGTTGAACACGCTTACCCCGGTTCCCTTCTGATCGCCCTTTCCAAAAGTGATAGTCGCTCCCCATCCTCCCCATGGCTCGCCATAGAGGAGAATCGATTCATCGACAGCGTGAAGTTCACGGTCTATTGCAAGAACTGTTTCTCTGTCTATTAGACCCATAAGGTCGAATCTGAACCCATCGATTCTATATTCACTGACCCACATTTTCAGAGTATCGAGAATATGCTTTCTCATCATCGGCCTTTCGGTAGCTATCTCATTACCGACTCCTGTTCCGTTCAAATAAGCTCCAGTTCTGTCTGTCCTGTAGTAGTAATAGGGAACTGTCTGATCAAAGGGTGAAGAGGAACCAGTTGTCGCCGTGTGATTGAATACAGTGTCGAGAATGACTCTGATACCATTTTCATGGAATTTCTTTATCATTATCTTAGACTCGATTATCCTGCTCAGAGGATCGGACGGATCGATACTGTAATGTCCCTCAGGTACCATATACAGATAAGGATCATAGCCCCAACCATACTGTCCCTCTTCTCCCTCGTTGATATAGTGAATGTCGTTAAAGGGCATTATGTGTACATGAGTCACGCCAAGTTCAGCAATGTGATCCAGTCCGACAGACACTCCCTCAGGGCCTGACCTGCCCGTTTCTGCGAGTCCGAGATATTTGCCCTTATACTCCACAGTTGTATCAGGGTCGGAGGTCATGTCTCCAACATGAATCTCGTATATTATTGCATTCTCCGGATTCTCCAATAGCGGCACTTCATGATCGTTCCAACCATCGAAAGCAACCCTATCAGGATCTATTACGACTGATCTCTCACTGTTTCTTGTTACCGCTTGTGAGTAAATATCTACTGTGTTTCTTTCCTTACCGTAGGAAAAAAACCTGTATATGTAGGCTTTAAGATGCAGATCTCCTTCAACTGCCGCTTCCCATACTCCGTTCTCTCCTCTGCTCATTGGAATCTCAACGTAACCATCGGAATAGAGGTCTTCAAATAGAAGCACCGACGCTGAAGAAGATACCGGCGACCAGACTCTGAAGACGGTCTCGCTCTCTGAGTAAATTGCTCCGAGTCGGTTTCCATAGAAGAATTGCGGGTCATCAAGCGCCTTCCTGACAATAATCTCACTTGGAAGGAACCCTTCTATATTCAGAGAAAGCTCTCCGCTAACATATTCTGCAGGAAGTGGCTCTGCCAGCGTTATTTTTACGTAGTTTGTGACAGACACATCAGTTGGATCTGCCTTCTCAAAGGATTCAATCTCAATGAGAGAACCATTCACAAAAACTTCAGGAGTTACTATTTTGGTGTCTACCGGAGCCGAGAGAGATGCAAATATCTCACTCAGTGAATCCAAAAAGGCGATCTTCACTCTCGGTGTAAGATCTATCTTCTCTGGACTGATCAGAAACTCTTCTTCGCCTTCGATCACCCAAATCTCGGCCACTCCTGATTCGGGGATGTCGACAAATCTATCGGCAGTAA
This sequence is a window from Mesotoga infera. Protein-coding genes within it:
- a CDS encoding HAD family hydrolase, coding for MKERITYLFDLDGTLSAVSDEDFARRYFQLVSSSAEGRVVIEKLMAALEIALKALFGDRDSFKSNYDLFMERFVESMGEHDRNWFEEFFNEFYDGEYNKLEELVAPRENVVKVLKDLRQTGKGIIIATNPIFPEKAINKRLEWVGVEKGLSDYVTTMENSHYVKPDVRYYHEILEINGLEARNCVMIGNDMSMDGVCSAAGIEYIDVSSVQSIWKTT
- a CDS encoding deoxynucleoside kinase gives rise to the protein MILGICGNIGAGKSSLTNLLEEELGFRGVYEAVDENPFLEDFYSDMKSWAFHSQLFFLVKRFDFLKRVVTEGAVILQDRTIYEDVEIFARNLQLMGYINERDWRLYLDTYETLSDHLSTPDGIVYIKCSKSVLLNRIKKRGRGFESDVSEDYIERLNGLYDDWIERVAFCRKLIIDGDRYDFIESAQDRADVLHLISRFTAELMAGVQSRLFSR
- a CDS encoding deoxynucleoside kinase, which translates into the protein MMFSNLSGKYVSVEGVIGVGKTTLVKTLSRKYTMPTVLEVVEENPFLIRFYEDMERWAFQTQLFFLISRFDQQSNVRKAASQGQGVVSDYAFIKDHLFASLNLKGEQLRLYEKIFNALKEQVLHPDLIVYLYADVDTLMNRIALRDRPFERRMDRTYISMLSDAYENYMKDVTESQVLRIDTSNIDFVRNPEDLKKVFERIEAIL
- a CDS encoding molybdopterin-binding protein, with the translated sequence MYSCKIIRILESGFFDEIAESIEISKRILEDHGFTYAGSTDVDPVMSDLKEAIYADSCSNDIVLVLGGTGLYREDIGPEVVLSLVDKRATGIETAMLRNAIVADPSLCLYRVGAGTIGDSIVLSVPGYHETVHYYLESVLNYLKPFFDGLRTSERIQNRNS
- the pulA gene encoding type I pullulanase encodes the protein MKRVLFFLFIIFGTTIFAFTGESMGKNAVDYDAGTVIIIHYHRYDENYDGWNLWIWPDKPKSMDGKSFAFDKTDDFGVSATVKLDEIHSRVGFIVRLREWEKKDVTADRFVDIPESGVAEIWVIEGEEEFLISPEKIDLTPRVKIAFLDSLSEIFASLSAPVDTKIVTPEVFVNGSLIEIESFEKADPTDVSVTNYVKITLAEPLPAEYVSGELSLNIEGFLPSEIIVRKALDDPQFFYGNRLGAIYSESETVFRVWSPVSSSASVLLFEDLYSDGYVEIPMSRGENGVWEAAVEGDLHLKAYIYRFFSYGKERNTVDIYSQAVTRNSERSVVIDPDRVAFDGWNDHEVPLLENPENAIIYEIHVGDMTSDPDTTVEYKGKYLGLAETGRSGPEGVSVGLDHIAELGVTHVHIMPFNDIHYINEGEEGQYGWGYDPYLYMVPEGHYSIDPSDPLSRIIESKIMIKKFHENGIRVILDTVFNHTATTGSSSPFDQTVPYYYYRTDRTGAYLNGTGVGNEIATERPMMRKHILDTLKMWVSEYRIDGFRFDLMGLIDRETVLAIDRELHAVDESILLYGEPWGGWGATITFGKGDQKGTGVSVFNDNLRDAIRGSVFDEKVKGFALGSRAKERRIMRGIVGSIEYSNEIKDFADDPAETINYVSAHDNQTLWDKNSAAMPDAPRDLLLSAQKLSNAIVILSQGIPFLHGGVDFARTKYGNENSYNAGVEINKMDYSRKAEFIDLFTYYKDLIALRKNHPAFRMTSSEQISNNLTFLDAPRNMVAFTINGKSVGDSWEEILVIFNGNLEPSEITLPDDSWNLASDGVRVSDAPLERLSGKVTLEPISTYVFFK